The following proteins come from a genomic window of Aspergillus luchuensis IFO 4308 DNA, chromosome 3, nearly complete sequence:
- a CDS encoding nuclear telomere cap complex subunit Ten1 (COG:S;~EggNog:ENOG410PTCV;~InterPro:IPR024222;~PFAM:PF12658;~go_component: GO:1990879 - CST complex [Evidence IEA];~go_function: GO:0043047 - single-stranded telomeric DNA binding [Evidence IEA];~go_process: GO:0016233 - telomere capping [Evidence IEA]) has product MNAPLPSTRAFLSDLPSLPVSSKVRFLGCVRTYNIQTGHLILEHNYPRQKPPQEPPSVAVDINAVLETVTSQELSVGAWVNVLGYVRRYRRSDDDSVVSESNPNPVYVEAVMVFPAGAVALGEYERILQEALGVERRVRRTG; this is encoded by the exons ATGAACGcacctcttccttctacGCGGGCATTCCTCTCCGATCTACCTTCTCTTCCAGTTAGCTCGAAGGTCCGATTTCTCGGTTG CGTGAGGACATACAACATCCAAACGGGGCATCTCATCCTTGAACACAACTATCCGCGTCAGAAACCACCGCAGGAACCACCCTCTGTTGCCGTTGATATCAACGCGGTGCTGGAGACAGTCACCTCGCAGGAGCTGTCCGTTGGCGCGTGGGTAAATGTGCTCGGCTATGTAAGGAGATATAGGAgaagtgatgatgattcggTTGTTTCAGAATCAAATCCCAACCCAGTGTATGTGGAAGCCGTGATGGTGTTCCCAGCTGGCGCCGTGGCGTTGGGAGAGTATGAGCGAATCCTGCAGGAAGCGTTGGgcgtggagaggagggtacGGAGGACAGGGTGA
- a CDS encoding putative 3-beta hydroxysteroid dehydrogenase/isomerase family protein (COG:M;~EggNog:ENOG410PKKT;~InterPro:IPR036291,IPR002225;~PFAM:PF07993,PF01073,PF01370;~go_function: GO:0003854 - 3-beta-hydroxy-delta5-steroid dehydrogenase activity [Evidence IEA];~go_function: GO:0016616 - oxidoreductase activity, acting on the CH-OH group of donors, NAD or NADP as acceptor [Evidence IEA];~go_process: GO:0006694 - steroid biosynthetic process [Evidence IEA];~go_process: GO:0055114 - oxidation-reduction process [Evidence IEA]): MFSEIAVASGLAVLYLYHVNRGMTGTPEEVSRLSPHRWTVDEIKAAYEEAIRNPVDVQKSLPPKQNRRYIVVGGAGFVGSWMVNHLLARGEDPSAIRILDLAAPRREILDQGVAFFKTNIADEKAVATAFAQRWPEAVADRPLTVFHNAAVIRPGERLKTFLPRCTDVNVGGTVNVLAAAKKAGASCLISTSSGSVSLRSQSFWIAPWNKSPKGHVQVVDDSTPVPEEHYDFFSNYAASKSKAEKIVRAADDLEGNFRTGCIRPANGIYGIGDTEGSLTTSYLRSGGSPAWLSDTMQNFVNAENVSIAHLLYEQRLIEHSNSPTTLPNIGGQSFLVTDPNPAPTYGDVYLLLHTLSKTPANFPRVPPVPFLILSYLIEWYSFLQVVYFPWLPRITGEIAKMQPALFSITNVHYIADDSRARKSPEQGGLGYTPPITTMYGMCKHLQVWNREADQKKVAEVAEVAAKGVVNVSEEGVDVNLVIPPEKL; encoded by the exons ATGTTCTCAGAGATCGCCGTTGCCTCCGGACTAGCTGTCCTCTATCTCTACCACGTCAATCGTGGTATGACAGGGACTCCGGAGGAAGTAAGCCGCCTGTCTCCTCATCGTTGGACTGTCGATGAAATCAAAGCAGCATATGAAGAGGCCATTCGAAACCCAGTCGACGTGCAAAAGAGCCTTCCCCCGAAGCAAAACCGGCGCTATATCGTGGTCGGTGGAGCAG GATTCGTGGGAAGTTGGATGGTGAATCATCTGCTCGCTCGCGGAGAAGATCCGTCGGCTATCCGTATCTTGGACCTTGCAGCGCCTCGTCGCGAGATTCTCGACCAGGGTGTCGCTTTCTTCAAGACAAATATTGCCGACGAGAAGGCCGTGGCCACTGCTTTCGCACAACGCTGGCCGGAAGCTGTCGCTGACCGGCCCCTGACCGTCTTCCACAATGCCGCCGTGATCAGGCCCGGAGAGCGTCTCAAGACATTCCTTCCCCGTTGCACCGACGTCAACGTGGGCGGCACAGTAAACGTGCTGGCTGCCGCAAAGAAAGCTGGCGCAAGCTGCCTCATCTCGACATCCTCAGGTTCTGTCAGTCTCCGTAGTCAATCCTTCTGGATCGCACCCTGGAACAAGTCCCCCAAGGGTCATGTCCAGGTAGTCGATGACTCGACCCCAGTCCCGGAAGAACACTACGACTTCTTCAGCAACTATGCCGCCTCCAAAtccaaggccgagaagatCGTCCGCGCGGCCGACGATCTCGAAGGAAACTTCCGCACAGGCTGCATCCGGCCGGCGAATGGCATCTACGGGATCGGCGACACGGAAGGCTCTCTCACTACATCATATCTCAGATCCGGCGGTTCCCCTGC CTGGCTCAGTGACACCATGCAAAACTTCGTCAACGCCGAAAACGTCTCCATCGCCCACCTACTCTATGAACAGCGCCTCATCGAGCACTCCAACAGCCCAACCACACTCCCCAATATCGGTGGCCAATCCTTCCTAGTCACAGATCCCAACCCAGCCCCCACCTACGGCGACGTCTATCTCCTCCTGCACACCCTCTCCAAAACCCCCGCTAACTTCCCTCGCGTACCTCCCGTCCCTTTCCTCATCCTGTCCTACCTCATCGAATGGTACTCCTTCCTGCAGGTCGTTTACTTCCCCTGGCTCCCTAGAATCACCGGAGAAATCGCCAAGATGCAGCCTGCTCTtttctccatcaccaatgtGCATTACATTGCGGATGATTCGCGCGCGCGCAAGTCGCCAGAACAGGGCGGGCTGGGGTATACGCCTCCGATCACGACAATGTATGGTATGTGCAAGCACCTGCAGGTTTGGAACCGCGAGGCGGACCAGAAGAAGGTTGCGGAGGTTGCAGAGGTTGCGGCAAAGGGCGTGGTCAATGtgagtgaggagggagtggatgtgaATTTGGTGATTCCTCCGGAGAAGTTGTAG
- a CDS encoding MFS transporter (COG:G;~EggNog:ENOG410PHC6;~InterPro:IPR005829,IPR020846,IPR011701,IPR036259;~PFAM:PF07690;~TransMembrane:12 (i100-119o131-156i168-187o193-218i230-253o259-284i330-352o364-388i409-429o435-459i480-498o504-524i);~go_component: GO:0016021 - integral component of membrane [Evidence IEA];~go_function: GO:0022857 - transmembrane transporter activity [Evidence IEA];~go_process: GO:0055085 - transmembrane transport [Evidence IEA]) — protein sequence MSSAKIPSSDPPAGPGDSKEGPTSTYAQSYAVSGSSEDTIDQVDDLAHIPTRASRASIPSLAQRVTSIGTTGTSDPNYEVDWDDEFDTNNPKNWSFPYKAMGIAILSYNTLIIVLYSTSYTSGESQIAAEFGASTTIVTLGLTLYLIGLAVGSMFMAPLSELYGRKPVCIACLFIFTVLIIPCALAKNLATLLVVRFIAALFGSVMISTAPGMVADIVEDDQRALAMSVWSLGPVNGPVLGPIIGGFVTQYLGWRWMDWIALILSGVALVFACIMKETYGPIILQKKAARMRKETGDSRWWCRYEQKASLSELLKINLGRPFVMAVTEPICIFWNIYIAIVYGILYLCFTAYPIVFRDIRGWSLGLSGLAFLGIGTGCVITISSEPLIRRLINSHKPDPETGKPPPEAMVAFVCICALLIPAGELWFAWTCSPASIPWIVPILAGVLFGTGNTGVFIYATNYLAGSYGVYAASALAGNSVIRSILGGVLPLVGTYMYAGLGPNWSGTLLGLLEVAIVPIPFIFYKYGYKIREKSVLIRRMQEDKRRLAGKRQHHTQQVENLERIEEKETMEV from the exons ATGTCCTCGGCCAAGattccttcttcagatcccCCGGCAGGCCCAGGGGATAGCAAAGAGGGGCCTACCTCCACATATGCACAATCATACGCAGTATCAGGCTCATCCGAGGACACTATCGATCAAGTGGATGACCTGGCGCACATTCCCACGCGCGCCTCTCGAGCCTCGATACCATCTCTAGCCCAAAGAGTCACATCTATAGGGACGACCGGCACATCTGACCCGAACTATGAAGTTGATTGGGACGATGAGTTCGACACTAATAACCCGAAGAACTGGTCCTTTCCCTACAAAGCTATGGGGATCGCTATTCTATCATACAACACCTTGATTAT CGTATTATACTCAACATCGTACACATCCGGAGAGTCGCAGATTGCAGCTGAATTTGGggcctccaccaccatcgttACGTTGGGATTGACTCTGTACCTCATCGGTCTGGCTGTGGGATCCATGTTTATGGCGCCACTAAGCGAATTGTACGGCCGAAAGCCAGTCTGCATAGCCTGCTTGTTTATCTTCACAGTATTGATCATACCTTGCGCGCTCGCCAAAAACCTTGCGACTCTGCTGGTTGTGCGCTTCATCGCAGCGTTGTTCGGAAGTGTAATGATTTCCACTGCGCCGGGGATGGTTGCGGACATCGTCGAAGATGACCAGCGCGCGCTGGCAATGTCGGTCTGGAGTCTCGGGCCCGTGAACGGACCAG TCCTCGGACCCATTATCGGAGGTTTCGTCACTCAGTACCTGGGCTGGcggtggatggattggatcgCTCTGATATTGTCTGGAGTCGCGTTGGTCTTTGCATGTATTATGAAGGAGACTTATGGCCCCATAATCCTGCAAAAGAAAGCCGCCCGCATGAGGAAAGAAACGGGCGATTCACGATGGTGGTGTCGATACGAACAGAAGGCCAGTCTGAGTGAACTGCTCAAGATAAATCTCGGCCGTCCGTTTGTCATGGCAGTCACTGAGCCTATTTG TATATTCTGGAATATTTACATTGCCATTGTGTATGGCATCCTTTACCTCTGCTTCACAGCCTACCCTATCGTTTTCCGGGATATTCGCGGTTGGTCACTTGGTCTCTCCGGCCTCGCATTCCTGGGTATCGGAACTGGATGCGTGATCACCATCTCCAGCGAACCCTTGATCCGCCGCTTGATCAACAGTCATAAGCCGGACCCCGAAACAGGCAAACCACCCCCGGAAGCGATGGTGGCCTTTGTATGTATCTGCGCGCTTCTGATTCCTGCTGGAGAATTGTGGTTCGCCTGGACTTGTTCGCCCGCCTCGATTCCCTGGATTGTACCGATTCTCGCGGGTGTACTCTTCGGCACAGGCAATACGGGAGTCTTCATCTATGCGACCAACTACTTGGCTGGTAGTTACGGTGTGTACGCAGCGTCCGCGCTGGCGGGAAATTCCGTGATCCGCAGCATTCTGGGAGGTGTCTTACCCCTTGTTGGAACGTATATGTATGCCGGTCTTGGTCCCAATTGGTCAGGGACCCTTTTGGGCTTGCTCGAGGTGGCTATCGTCCCGATCCCATTTATTTTCTACAAGTATGGCTACAAGATCCGGGAGAAGAGCGTGCTCATCCGGCGGATGCAGGAGGATAAGCGGCGATTGGCAGGAAAGCGCCAACACCATACACAGCAGGTGGAGAATCTTGAGAGAatcgaggagaaggaaacgATGGAGGTATGA
- the AOX1_1 gene encoding GMC family oxidoreductase (CAZy:AA3;~COG:E;~EggNog:ENOG410PFAS;~InterPro:IPR007867,IPR012132,IPR000172,IPR036188;~PFAM:PF00732;~go_function: GO:0016614 - oxidoreductase activity, acting on CH-OH group of donors [Evidence IEA];~go_function: GO:0050660 - flavin adenine dinucleotide binding [Evidence IEA];~go_process: GO:0055114 - oxidation-reduction process [Evidence IEA]) — MTIPEEVDIIVCGGGSTGCVIAGRLANLDHNLQVLLIEAGEDNLNNPWVYRPGIYPRNMKLDSKTASFYYSRPSEWLDGRRAIVPCAHVLGGGSSINFMMYTRASASDYDDFQAKGWTTDELLPLMKKHETYQRACNNRDIHGFDGPIKVSFGNYTYPIMQDFLRAAESQDIPVTDDLQDLKTGHGAEHWLKWINRDTGRRSDSAHAYVHSTRAKYSNLHLKCNTKVDKVIIENGRAVGVATVPTKPLAGRDPPRTIFRARKQIIVSGGTLSSPLILQRSGVGDPEKLRRAGVQPLVNLPGVGRNFQDHYLTFSVFRAKPEVESFDDFVRGDPEVQKKVFEEWNIKGTGPLATNGIEAGVKIRPNAKELEEMKSWPTNDFYKGWESYFKNKPDKPVMHYSVIAGWFGDHMLMPPGKFFTMFHFLEYPFSRGSTHIQSADPYESPDFDAGFMNDKRDMAPMVWGYIKSRETARRMGAYAGEVTGMHPHFSYDSPARAFDLDLETTKAYAGPNHISAGIQHGIFPSFPYFPYLSRWTSQST, encoded by the exons ATGACCATCCCAGAGGAAGTGGACATTATTGTCTGCGGCGGTGGCAGCACCGGCTGCGTAATCGCCGGTCGACTTGCCAACCTGGACCATAATCTCCAGGTCCTGCTGATTGAAGCTGGTGAAGACAACCTGAACAACCCATG GGTCTATCGCCCCGGTATCTACCCCCGGAACATGAAGCTTGACTCGAAGACAGCTTCCTTCTACTACTCCCGGCCCTCAGAATGGCTTGATGGCCGTCGGGCTATTGTACCATGTGCCCATGTTCTAGGAGGGGGCAGTTCCATCAACTTCATG ATGTACACTCGAGCCTCTGCCTCCGACTACGACGACTTCCAAGCCAAGGGCTGGACGACGGACGAGCTACTTCccttgatgaagaagcacgAGACATACCAGCGGGCCTGCAACAATCGGGACATTCATGGCTTCGATGGACCCATCAAAGTCTCGTTCGGGAACTACACGTATCCCATCATGCAAGACTTCCTGCGTGCTGCCGAGTCGCAGGACATCCCTGTCACAGATGATCTTCAGGACCTGAAGACAGG CCACGGAGCCGAACACTGGCTGAAATGGATCAATCGCGACACGG GCCGCCGCAGCGACTCCGCCCACGCCTACGTCCACAGCACCCGGGCCAAGTACTCCAACCTGCACCTCAAGTGCAACACCAAAGTAGACAAAGTAATCATCGAGAACGGCCGCGCCGTCGGCGTCGCCACCGTTCCCACCAAGCCCCTCGCAGGCCGCGATCCCCCGCGGACGATCTTCAGAGCCCGCAAACAGATCATCGTCAGCGGCGGCACCCTCAGctcccctctcatcctccagagGTCCGGTGTCGGTGACCCCGAGAAGCTCCGTCGTGCTGGCGTGCAGCCTCTCGTGAACCTCCCCGGTGTGGGACGGAACTTCCAAGACCACTACCTgaccttctccgtcttccgGGCGAAGCCTGAAGTCGAGTCCTTCGATGACTTTGTCCGCGGAGACCCCGAAGTGCAGAAGAAGGTCTTTGAGGAATGGAACATCAAGGGTACAGGACCTCTAGCGACGAACGGCATCGAAGCGGGCGTGAAGATCCGGCCGAATGCAAAggaactggaggagatgaagagttgGCCCACGAATGACTTTTACAAGGGCTGGGAGAGTTACTTCAAGAATAAGCCGGATAAACCGGTGATGCATTACTCTGTCATTGCTGG CTGGTTCGGCGACCACATGCTCATGCCCCCAGGCAAATTCTTCACCATGTTCCACTTCCTC GAATACCCCTTCTCCCGGGGCTCCACGCACATCCAATCCGCCGACCCCTACGAAAGCCCCGACTTCGACGCCGGCTTCATGAACGACAAGCGCGACATGGCCCCCATGGTCTGGGGATACATCAAGTCGCGCGAGACGGCGCGGCGCATGGGCGCCTACGCAGGTGAAGTGACAGGCATGCACCCTCACTTTTCGTATGACTCGCCCGCGCGAGCATTCGATCTGGATCTGGAGACGACGAAGGCGTACGCGGGGCCGAACCATATCTCCGCTGGGATTCAGCATGGTAtattcccttccttcccttatTTTCCGTATTTATCCAGGTGGACTAGTCAGTCCActtga